The Pseudomonas azotoformans genome has a segment encoding these proteins:
- a CDS encoding PDDEXK nuclease domain-containing protein, producing MSEPCIGLTTPPAGYSDWLTDLKGRIHAAQQRATLAVNRELVLLYWQIGHDILTRQAEQGWGSKVIDRLAQDLRAAFPRMKGFSPRNLKYMRAFAEAWPSSEFVQQAAAQLPWGHNVVLLDKLPGPETRRWYITQAIENNWSRNSLVMQIENRLLERSGKAVSNFETHLPKPQSDLARESLKDPYRFDFLSLALDAQERDIENALIKHVTDFLLELGAGFAFVGQQVLLDVGGDEFFVDLLFYHVKLRCYVVIELKAGKFKPEHLGKLSFYLAAVDAQLKHPQDGPTIGLLLCKSKNEVVAEYALRDNNRPIGVAEYQLVESLPAELRTSLPSIEQIERELAG from the coding sequence ATGAGCGAACCCTGTATCGGCTTGACCACACCACCGGCGGGCTACAGTGACTGGCTGACCGACCTGAAAGGCCGTATTCATGCGGCGCAGCAGCGCGCAACACTGGCGGTGAATCGGGAATTGGTGCTGCTCTATTGGCAGATTGGCCACGACATTTTGACCCGCCAGGCGGAGCAGGGCTGGGGCAGCAAAGTCATAGATCGACTTGCCCAGGATTTGCGTGCGGCCTTTCCACGAATGAAGGGTTTTTCACCGCGTAATCTCAAGTACATGCGGGCTTTTGCCGAGGCGTGGCCCAGTTCTGAATTTGTGCAACAGGCTGCTGCACAATTGCCTTGGGGCCATAATGTGGTGTTGCTCGACAAACTCCCCGGCCCCGAAACTCGTCGCTGGTACATCACCCAGGCAATTGAAAACAACTGGTCGCGTAACTCGCTGGTGATGCAAATCGAAAACCGCCTGCTGGAGCGCAGTGGCAAGGCCGTCAGCAACTTCGAGACCCACCTGCCCAAGCCGCAATCCGACCTGGCGCGTGAGTCGCTGAAAGACCCTTACCGTTTTGACTTCCTCAGCCTGGCCCTGGACGCGCAGGAGCGCGACATAGAAAACGCCTTGATCAAGCACGTCACCGACTTTTTGTTGGAGCTGGGCGCCGGTTTTGCCTTTGTCGGCCAGCAAGTACTGCTGGATGTCGGAGGCGATGAGTTCTTTGTCGACCTGCTGTTCTATCACGTGAAGCTACGCTGCTACGTGGTCATCGAACTGAAAGCCGGCAAGTTCAAACCCGAGCATCTGGGGAAGCTGAGCTTTTATCTGGCTGCCGTCGATGCCCAGCTTAAACATCCACAAGATGGGCCCACCATCGGCCTGCTGTTGTGCAAGAGCAAGAACGAAGTCGTCGCCGAATATGCGTTGCGCGATAACAACCGACCGATTGGCGTGGCGGAATATCAACTGGTGGAGTCGTTGCCCGCAGAGCTGCGAACCAGCCTGCCAAGCATCGAGCAGATCGAGCGGGAGCTGGCGGGTTAA
- a CDS encoding NAD(P)H-dependent oxidoreductase — protein MTPRTLVILGHPSRSSFCSALAETYIQAAKTAGHEVRVVRLGDLAFDPVLHHGYTQIQPLEPDLLNAQSDILWATHLTFVFPIWWGGIPALMKGFIDRIFLPGFAFKYRAGKAFPDKLLHGRTAHLLVTLDTPPWYYRWFYRMPGIHQMRKTTLAFCGIKPIKTLLFGPVLGSTPEQREKWLKQAGALLGKGSFHVHRQSRAVVGHDHQGDSSL, from the coding sequence ATGACCCCGCGTACCCTGGTGATCCTAGGCCACCCCTCCCGTTCCAGCTTTTGTTCAGCCCTGGCCGAAACCTACATCCAGGCCGCAAAAACCGCCGGCCATGAAGTACGTGTCGTACGCTTGGGCGACTTGGCATTCGACCCCGTGCTTCATCATGGTTACACCCAGATTCAGCCGCTGGAGCCCGACCTGCTCAACGCGCAATCCGACATTCTCTGGGCTACTCACCTGACCTTTGTTTTCCCTATCTGGTGGGGTGGCATCCCGGCGTTAATGAAGGGCTTTATCGACCGAATCTTCCTACCCGGTTTTGCCTTCAAATACCGCGCGGGCAAGGCATTCCCTGACAAACTGCTTCACGGCCGAACGGCACATTTACTGGTGACCCTGGACACGCCGCCATGGTATTACCGCTGGTTCTATCGCATGCCGGGCATTCACCAGATGCGCAAGACCACCCTGGCGTTTTGTGGCATCAAGCCAATCAAGACGCTGCTGTTCGGCCCGGTGCTGGGCTCTACACCGGAGCAGCGGGAAAAGTGGCTGAAGCAAGCCGGCGCACTCTTGGGAAAAGGGAGTTTTCATGTACATCGGCAAAGCCGCGCAGTTGTCGGGCACGACCATCAAGGCGATTCGTCACTATGA
- a CDS encoding MerR family transcriptional regulator: MYIGKAAQLSGTTIKAIRHYEAIGLLPAPQRLGQYRVYSAQSVELLTFIKCAQQLGFKLKELQAILQDHQGDALPWDRADQAIANKKHQLAMQIAELQKMHAGLQAFEAQLKTAHGQCALNT, translated from the coding sequence ATGTACATCGGCAAAGCCGCGCAGTTGTCGGGCACGACCATCAAGGCGATTCGTCACTATGAAGCCATCGGACTGTTGCCTGCGCCGCAGCGTTTAGGGCAGTACCGGGTGTATTCAGCCCAAAGCGTTGAACTGTTGACGTTTATCAAGTGCGCGCAGCAACTGGGTTTCAAGCTAAAGGAATTGCAGGCGATTCTGCAGGATCATCAAGGCGATGCATTGCCGTGGGACCGCGCAGACCAGGCCATTGCCAACAAGAAACATCAACTGGCCATGCAAATAGCCGAACTGCAGAAGATGCACGCCGGTTTGCAGGCATTTGAGGCGCAGTTGAAAACGGCGCATGGGCAGTGTGCCTTGAACACCTGA
- a CDS encoding RNA polymerase sigma factor — MSEDPGNRNLGPLYRRHRSELLAYLARRVNCRETANDLLQDAFIRLMNSEVTKIGNVRAFLYRIANNLSIDHARRNRVRGINDEQDLQDLASDADPQSSAIAGNTLEHLQRLIDGLPSPTREVFLLARVEQLSYKEIAIRLGLDARAVERHLNKAMAHCAAVLHANESR, encoded by the coding sequence ATGTCCGAAGACCCTGGCAATCGCAACCTCGGCCCGCTCTACCGCCGGCACCGTAGTGAGCTGCTGGCTTACCTCGCTCGCCGGGTCAACTGTCGCGAAACCGCCAACGATCTGCTGCAGGACGCGTTCATCCGCTTGATGAACAGCGAAGTGACCAAGATTGGTAATGTGCGCGCCTTTTTGTACCGTATTGCCAACAACCTGAGCATCGACCATGCGCGGCGAAACCGTGTGCGTGGCATCAATGACGAGCAGGATTTGCAGGATCTGGCGAGTGATGCCGATCCGCAAAGCAGTGCAATTGCCGGAAATACTCTGGAACATTTGCAGCGCTTGATCGATGGGCTACCCTCGCCCACACGGGAAGTGTTTCTGCTGGCCCGGGTCGAGCAGTTGAGTTACAAGGAGATCGCCATTCGCCTGGGCCTGGATGCCCGTGCGGTCGAGCGGCATTTGAACAAGGCCATGGCGCATTGCGCCGCTGTCCTGCACGCCAACGAGTCGCGATGA
- a CDS encoding FecR family protein has translation MNNQPSPSPSERDQQALDWWTRLRGDHVTAQQRNTFELWRADPLNANAYQNVETLWKLLEQPAHAVRRHERRKPVPRRAIYAAAACLVLAFATVMLMTPPMSTWGSDYATATGQQQDITLADGSQLHLDSDSAVDITLTSDERRVNLLRGRVFLDVSHDGRPFVVRAGNTRVKVLGTAFSVSHGSAEDEVTLLRGRVEVMAGGRHQPLQPGEQLKVISGQIQAPLAVDADRLLAWRDGQLRVRNAPLREVLDELMRYQGGRVIWLDDQAAQRPISASFNLKQIDSALDALITTHKLRATSLTRRILIVRG, from the coding sequence ATGAACAATCAGCCAAGCCCCTCGCCGTCCGAACGTGATCAGCAAGCGCTGGATTGGTGGACGCGCCTGCGTGGCGACCACGTCACGGCCCAGCAGCGCAACACGTTCGAGCTCTGGCGTGCGGACCCGTTGAATGCCAACGCCTATCAGAATGTGGAAACGCTCTGGAAACTACTGGAGCAGCCTGCACACGCGGTTCGGCGTCACGAGCGGCGTAAGCCGGTGCCGCGACGGGCGATCTATGCGGCGGCAGCCTGCCTGGTACTCGCGTTCGCCACAGTGATGTTGATGACACCGCCAATGAGTACCTGGGGCAGCGATTACGCCACGGCCACCGGGCAGCAACAAGACATTACACTGGCTGACGGCTCACAACTGCATCTGGACAGCGACAGCGCAGTCGACATCACGCTGACCAGCGATGAACGACGCGTGAACCTGTTGCGCGGTCGGGTGTTTCTGGACGTGAGTCACGACGGTCGCCCCTTTGTGGTTCGGGCTGGAAACACGCGGGTGAAGGTGTTGGGCACCGCGTTCTCCGTCAGTCACGGATCGGCCGAGGACGAGGTCACGCTGCTGCGCGGCCGCGTTGAAGTGATGGCTGGCGGCAGGCATCAGCCGCTGCAACCAGGCGAACAACTCAAGGTCATCAGTGGCCAGATCCAAGCGCCTCTTGCTGTCGACGCCGACCGCCTGCTGGCTTGGCGCGACGGCCAACTGCGGGTGCGCAATGCGCCGCTGCGCGAGGTGCTGGACGAGTTGATGCGTTACCAGGGCGGCCGCGTGATCTGGCTCGACGACCAGGCCGCGCAACGCCCTATCAGTGCCAGCTTCAATCTCAAGCAAATCGACAGTGCTCTCGACGCGTTGATCACCACGCATAAACTGCGCGCCACCTCCCTGACTCGCCGCATCCTGATCGTCCGCGGCTGA
- a CDS encoding TonB-dependent siderophore receptor: MRRLAAVSHCSTVPAGVRISSGPTTPPPIGPTTITTRPAISPLWNISSITVGVPSSTSPAPRTNTTRPSIFSPATQTQSLGLGGVVIPNKFQGNPKQNAIDAYVTGPFEFLGREHELIAGMQLSQIRNTNAPDYGGWMRAWTGYNGNIGPIYDWDGGAPKPNFEKKGEGDFKENQYSAYLTSRWHLNDATSLILGGRLINWKQTDDVTYTAAGYDDIHLDREENGVFIPYGGLVYDLSDSWSVYASYTKIFSPQSDQTVTGSYLAPLEGTGYELGVKGSFNDDMLNASLALFKLEQDNLSQPDGNNLTPTSFQAYKAVQGTTTQGVELELNGELAQGWNVAGGYTYSVSTDADDKRIATQIPRHSVKMFTTYRLSGPLDKLTVGGGFNWQSKTGFDLRYYTQDSYAVANLMARYEITPNLSASVNLNNVFDKEYFTTTSAGVYGAPRNVMTGFKYDF; this comes from the coding sequence ATGCGCCGCCTCGCAGCGGTTTCCCACTGTTCGACAGTGCCGGCGGGCGTACGGATTTCAAGCGGTCCTACAACACCGCCGCCAATTGGTCCTACTACGATCACGACCAGACCAGCTATTTCGCCTCTCTGGAACATCAGTTCGATAACGGTTGGAGTGCCAAGCTCGACTTCACCCGCACCGAGAACAAATACGACTCGGCCATCGATTTTCTCTCCGGCAACCCAGACCCAGTCACTGGGCCTGGGCGGCGTGGTGATCCCCAACAAATTCCAGGGCAACCCCAAGCAGAATGCAATCGACGCCTATGTCACTGGCCCGTTCGAATTTCTGGGGCGCGAACACGAACTGATTGCGGGCATGCAGTTGTCGCAGATCCGCAATACCAACGCGCCGGACTACGGCGGATGGATGCGCGCCTGGACCGGCTACAACGGCAACATCGGACCTATCTACGACTGGGACGGCGGCGCGCCCAAACCCAATTTCGAGAAGAAAGGCGAAGGGGATTTCAAAGAAAACCAGTACTCGGCCTACCTGACCTCGCGCTGGCATCTGAATGACGCCACCAGCCTGATCCTGGGCGGACGCCTGATCAATTGGAAACAGACTGATGACGTAACCTACACCGCCGCCGGCTACGACGACATCCATCTTGATCGTGAAGAAAACGGTGTGTTCATCCCTTATGGTGGCCTCGTCTACGACCTGAGCGACAGCTGGTCGGTGTACGCCAGCTACACCAAGATCTTCAGCCCGCAAAGCGACCAGACCGTCACGGGTTCCTACCTGGCGCCGCTGGAAGGCACCGGCTATGAACTGGGGGTCAAGGGCAGCTTCAACGACGACATGCTCAACGCCAGCCTGGCGTTGTTCAAACTCGAGCAGGACAACCTGTCGCAACCCGACGGCAACAACCTCACACCCACGAGTTTTCAGGCCTACAAAGCCGTGCAAGGCACCACCACCCAGGGCGTGGAACTGGAACTCAACGGCGAACTGGCCCAAGGCTGGAACGTTGCCGGCGGCTATACCTATAGCGTCAGCACCGACGCGGATGACAAGCGCATCGCCACGCAAATCCCCCGTCATAGCGTGAAGATGTTCACCACATACCGCCTGTCCGGCCCACTGGACAAACTGACCGTCGGCGGCGGCTTCAACTGGCAGAGCAAAACCGGCTTTGACCTGCGTTACTACACACAGGACAGCTACGCCGTGGCCAACCTGATGGCCCGCTATGAGATCACGCCAAACCTGTCGGCCTCGGTGAACCTCAACAACGTGTTTGACAAGGAGTATTTCACTACCACCAGCGCCGGGGTTTATGGGGCGCCGCGTAATGTGATGACGGGGTTCAAGTACGACTTCTAA
- a CDS encoding exodeoxyribonuclease VII small subunit, whose product MARKKVALDFEQSLADLQTLVERLENGELSLEDSLTAFEQGIGLTRDCQSALAQAEQKVQVLLERDGELAEEPFDAEQPE is encoded by the coding sequence ATGGCCCGCAAAAAAGTTGCACTCGATTTCGAACAATCCCTCGCTGACCTGCAAACCCTGGTTGAGCGTCTGGAGAACGGCGAGTTGTCGCTGGAAGACTCGTTGACAGCGTTTGAGCAAGGCATCGGCCTGACCCGCGACTGCCAGAGCGCGCTCGCGCAGGCAGAGCAGAAGGTACAAGTGCTGCTGGAACGCGACGGGGAGTTGGCCGAAGAACCTTTCGATGCGGAACAGCCCGAATGA
- the ispA gene encoding (2E,6E)-farnesyl diphosphate synthase: MIDAYQASSQARVNAALEPLFVAPSPELKRLYEAMRYSVMNGGKRVRPLLAYAACEALGADAEQANGAACAVELIHAYSLVHDDLPAMDDDDLRRGQPTTHKAFDEACAILAGDGLQSLAFSALLDPTLSSVNAEIRLRMVTALAVAAGPAGMVGGQAIDLGSVGQKLDQQALEYMHRHKTGALIEAAVHLGALASGRAEAAQLAALKTYALAIGLAFQVQDDILDVESDTATLGKRQGADIARDKPTYPALLGLEAAKAYALELRDQALDALRPFDAAAEPLRDLARYIVERRH, from the coding sequence ATGATCGATGCGTATCAGGCCAGTAGCCAAGCCCGGGTCAATGCGGCCTTGGAACCCTTGTTTGTTGCGCCAAGCCCCGAACTCAAGCGTCTTTACGAAGCCATGCGCTACAGCGTGATGAACGGCGGCAAGCGCGTGCGCCCGTTGCTGGCGTATGCGGCGTGCGAGGCCTTGGGCGCAGACGCCGAGCAGGCGAATGGCGCGGCCTGTGCGGTGGAGTTGATCCACGCCTATTCCCTGGTGCATGACGACTTGCCGGCGATGGACGACGACGATCTGCGTCGCGGCCAGCCGACTACCCACAAAGCCTTTGATGAAGCCTGCGCGATCCTCGCCGGTGACGGCCTGCAAAGCCTGGCGTTCAGCGCACTGCTGGACCCGACGCTGAGCAGCGTGAATGCCGAGATCCGCTTGCGCATGGTCACGGCGCTGGCCGTGGCGGCAGGCCCGGCCGGTATGGTCGGCGGCCAGGCCATCGACTTGGGTTCGGTCGGCCAGAAGCTCGATCAACAAGCATTGGAATATATGCACCGCCACAAGACCGGCGCCTTGATTGAAGCCGCCGTGCACTTGGGCGCGCTGGCCAGTGGGCGTGCCGAAGCCGCTCAACTGGCGGCGTTGAAGACCTACGCGCTGGCCATCGGCCTGGCGTTCCAGGTGCAGGACGACATTCTCGACGTAGAAAGCGACACGGCCACCCTGGGCAAACGCCAAGGCGCCGATATCGCACGGGATAAACCGACGTACCCTGCGTTGCTCGGGCTGGAAGCGGCCAAGGCCTATGCCCTGGAACTGCGTGACCAGGCCCTGGACGCCCTGCGACCTTTCGACGCGGCAGCCGAGCCACTGCGTGACTTGGCGCGGTATATCGTCGAACGCCGGCACTGA
- the dxs gene encoding 1-deoxy-D-xylulose-5-phosphate synthase has translation MPTTFQEIPRKRPSTPLLDRAVTPAGLRRLGEAELETLADELRLELLYTVGQTGGHFGAGLGVIELTIALHYVFDTPDDRLVWDVGHQAYPHKILTGRREQMGTLRQKDGIAAFPRRAESEYDTFGVGHSSTSISAALGMAIAARLQGSDRKAIAVIGDGALTAGMAFEALNHAPEVDANMLVILNDNDMSISRNVGGLSNYLAKILSSRTYASMREGSKKVLSRLPGAWEIARRTEEYAKGMLVPGTLFEELGWNYIGPIDGHDLPTLIATLRNMRDLKGPQFLHIVTKKGKGFAPAEVDPIGYHAITKLEPLDAPAAAPKKASGPKYSGVFGEWLCDMAAADPRLVGITPAMKEGSDLVAFSERFPLRYFDVAIAEQHAVTFAAGMACEGAKPVVAIYSTFLQRGYDQLVHDVAVQNLDVLFAIDRAGLVGEDGPTHAGSFDLSYLRCIPGMLVMTPSDENELRKMLSTGHLYNGPAAVRYPRGNGPNAVIEKDLETIEIGKGIVRRQGSKTAFLVFGVQLAEALKVAEKIDATVVDMRFVKPLDEALVREIAGSHELLVTVEENAIMGGAGAAVSEFLARENILKSVLHLGLPDVYVEHAKPAQMLAECGLDEAGIEASVRERMALLGL, from the coding sequence ATGCCCACGACGTTTCAAGAGATTCCCCGCAAGCGCCCGTCCACGCCCCTGCTTGACCGTGCTGTCACGCCGGCCGGCCTGCGTCGACTGGGTGAAGCCGAGCTGGAAACCCTGGCCGATGAGTTGCGCCTGGAATTGCTCTACACGGTCGGCCAGACCGGTGGGCATTTTGGTGCCGGGCTGGGCGTCATCGAGCTGACCATCGCCCTGCATTACGTGTTCGACACCCCGGATGACCGGCTGGTGTGGGACGTGGGCCATCAGGCGTATCCGCACAAGATCCTCACCGGTCGCCGCGAGCAGATGGGCACCCTGCGCCAGAAGGACGGCATTGCCGCCTTCCCGCGCCGCGCCGAGAGCGAGTACGACACCTTTGGCGTCGGCCACTCCAGCACCTCCATCAGCGCCGCGCTGGGCATGGCGATTGCCGCCCGCCTGCAAGGCAGCGATCGCAAGGCGATTGCGGTGATTGGTGATGGCGCGCTGACCGCCGGCATGGCCTTCGAAGCGCTCAACCATGCGCCGGAAGTGGACGCCAACATGTTGGTGATCCTCAACGACAACGACATGTCGATCTCGCGCAATGTCGGTGGCCTGTCCAATTACCTGGCCAAGATCCTCTCCAGCCGCACCTACGCCAGCATGCGCGAAGGCAGCAAGAAGGTGCTCTCGCGTCTGCCTGGAGCGTGGGAAATTGCCCGCCGTACCGAAGAATATGCCAAGGGCATGCTGGTACCCGGCACCCTCTTCGAAGAGCTGGGCTGGAACTACATCGGCCCGATCGACGGCCACGACCTGCCCACCCTGATCGCCACGCTGCGCAACATGCGTGACCTCAAGGGCCCGCAGTTCCTGCATATCGTCACCAAGAAAGGCAAAGGCTTCGCCCCGGCGGAAGTCGACCCGATCGGCTACCACGCCATCACCAAGCTGGAACCGCTGGACGCGCCTGCCGCCGCGCCGAAAAAGGCCAGCGGGCCGAAGTATTCCGGCGTGTTCGGCGAATGGCTGTGCGACATGGCCGCCGCCGACCCGCGCCTGGTGGGCATTACCCCGGCGATGAAGGAAGGCTCGGACCTGGTCGCGTTCAGCGAGCGTTTCCCGCTGCGCTACTTTGACGTGGCAATTGCCGAACAGCACGCGGTGACCTTCGCGGCCGGCATGGCCTGTGAAGGCGCCAAGCCGGTGGTGGCGATCTACTCCACCTTCCTGCAGCGCGGTTATGACCAATTGGTGCATGACGTCGCGGTACAGAACCTTGACGTGCTGTTCGCCATCGACCGCGCCGGCCTGGTGGGCGAAGACGGCCCGACTCACGCTGGCAGCTTCGACTTGTCCTACCTGCGCTGCATCCCCGGCATGCTGGTGATGACGCCGAGCGACGAGAACGAACTGCGCAAGATGCTCAGCACCGGCCACCTGTACAACGGCCCGGCCGCCGTGCGCTACCCGCGCGGTAATGGCCCGAATGCAGTGATCGAGAAGGACCTTGAGACTATCGAGATCGGCAAGGGCATCGTGCGTCGCCAAGGCAGCAAGACTGCGTTCCTGGTGTTCGGCGTGCAGCTGGCCGAAGCGCTGAAGGTGGCCGAGAAGATCGACGCCACCGTGGTCGACATGCGCTTCGTCAAACCCCTGGATGAAGCGTTGGTGCGTGAGATTGCCGGCAGCCATGAGCTGCTGGTGACCGTCGAAGAAAACGCCATCATGGGCGGTGCCGGCGCGGCCGTCAGCGAGTTCCTGGCGCGGGAGAACATCCTCAAGTCGGTGCTGCACCTGGGCCTGCCTGATGTGTACGTCGAACACGCCAAGCCGGCGCAGATGCTGGCCGAATGCGGGCTGGATGAAGCCGGTATCGAGGCATCGGTTCGCGAGCGCATGGCCTTGCTCGGCCTGTAA